The genomic DNA GGAACATGCTTCACTGTTACATTCGCTTTTTCAAATAACTCTACGGCATACGGATGATTTTTATAATCCTGTGCATAATAAACTGCTGTAATACCACTTTGAATAATTGCCTTACAGCATTGTAAACAAGGGAAATGCGTAACGTAAATTTCCGCGTCCTCCGTTTTCGCACCAAACTTTGCGCATTGTAATAAAGCATTCATTTCCGCATGAATTGTACGAACACAATGATTATCAATAACGTAGCATCCATCATCTATACAATGTACACCACCTTTAATTGAACCATTATATCCACCAGCAATAATTCGTT from Bacillus basilensis includes the following:
- a CDS encoding ComE operon protein 2, with product MERISWDQYFMTQSHLLSLRSTCTRLAVGATIVRDKRIIAGGYNGSIKGGVHCIDDGCYVIDNHCVRTIHAEMNALLQCAKFGAKTEDAEIYVTHFPCLQCCKAIIQSGITAVYYAQDYKNHPYAVELFEKANVTVKHVPLEYDIAALEDQKRHMELKELFASLEKENLSMEELQHVFTKAKMML